A single window of Aminobacterium mobile DSM 12262 DNA harbors:
- a CDS encoding pyridoxal-phosphate dependent enzyme, producing the protein MIDLTIHKEGLKKAVEQAKKRNIVIPTFKQMKDPDRYTPEKIKERLKKTGLWDVDSVNLFRITWKNEPKKQGGLFGNVNYVEIPREITGVKAKIVALVGKWFPTGAHKVGASFGCLAPRLVTGQFDPTSQKAVWPSTGNYCRGGAYNAQLLGCDSIAILPEGMSSERFEWLKTVAGEVIGTPGTESNVKEIYDKVWELRKTRDNIMVFNQFEEFGNHLWHYEVTGHAMEEVLQQVCGKDGRYFGVVLTSGSGGTLASGDYLKGKYPGSKIGVGEALQCPTLLWNGFGAHRLEGIGDKHVPWIHNVKNTDMIIDIDDADSMAMIRLFNEPAGQEFLRKSGISETFMESLPLIGISGAANILMAIKMAKYYELSEQDVIMTVLTDSMEMYGSRVKEMEEEMGPYTEMDAAIDLHQHIFGVGVDYMQELSYYDRKRIHNLKYYTWVEQQGKTSEELNDQWYDYDAYWGSIHKMADAIDERIDEFNRLTGLLV; encoded by the coding sequence ATGATCGATTTGACCATTCACAAAGAGGGGCTCAAAAAAGCGGTGGAGCAGGCAAAAAAACGAAATATTGTTATCCCCACCTTTAAGCAGATGAAAGATCCGGATCGTTATACCCCGGAAAAAATTAAAGAGCGCCTAAAGAAGACGGGTCTTTGGGATGTAGATTCAGTCAATTTGTTCCGCATAACCTGGAAAAATGAGCCGAAAAAGCAGGGTGGATTGTTCGGCAACGTGAATTATGTAGAGATTCCTAGAGAGATTACAGGCGTAAAGGCAAAAATAGTGGCTCTTGTGGGGAAATGGTTTCCTACAGGGGCTCACAAGGTGGGAGCGAGCTTCGGATGTTTGGCACCCCGTCTTGTCACGGGCCAGTTTGATCCTACATCACAAAAAGCAGTGTGGCCTTCAACGGGAAACTATTGTCGTGGAGGAGCCTATAACGCTCAGCTGCTGGGATGTGATTCTATTGCCATTCTCCCAGAAGGAATGAGTTCTGAGCGCTTCGAGTGGCTGAAAACTGTAGCAGGGGAAGTTATTGGTACACCTGGAACGGAAAGCAACGTAAAGGAAATTTACGATAAGGTTTGGGAACTGCGTAAAACTCGAGACAACATAATGGTATTCAATCAGTTTGAAGAGTTTGGAAATCATCTGTGGCATTACGAGGTAACTGGTCACGCTATGGAAGAAGTCCTTCAGCAGGTATGTGGTAAGGATGGACGATATTTTGGAGTGGTGTTGACTTCCGGATCAGGTGGAACACTTGCAAGCGGAGATTATCTGAAGGGAAAGTACCCTGGGAGCAAGATTGGAGTGGGAGAAGCTCTTCAGTGTCCCACACTTCTGTGGAACGGCTTTGGTGCTCACCGCCTTGAGGGGATAGGAGATAAACACGTTCCATGGATTCACAATGTGAAGAACACCGACATGATTATTGACATAGATGATGCTGACAGTATGGCTATGATACGCCTTTTCAACGAACCAGCAGGCCAGGAATTCCTGCGCAAGAGTGGCATATCAGAGACATTCATGGAAAGCCTGCCACTTATAGGAATTTCGGGAGCGGCTAATATCCTTATGGCCATAAAGATGGCGAAGTACTACGAGCTGAGTGAACAGGATGTCATAATGACTGTTCTGACTGATTCCATGGAAATGTACGGCTCAAGGGTCAAAGAAATGGAAGAGGAAATGGGCCCCTATACGGAGATGGATGCTGCCATCGATCTTCACCAGCATATTTTTGGAGTCGGAGTCGATTATATGCAGGAACTTTCATATTACGATCGGAAGCGAATCCACAATCTCAAATATTATACATGGGTTGAGCAACAGGGGAAGACTTCAGAGGAACTGAATGATCAGTGGTACGACTACGATGCGTATTGGGGTTCTATTCATAAAATGGCCGATGCTATTGACGAAAGAATTGATGAATTTAATAGGCTTACAGGACTTCTTGTTTAA
- the glyA gene encoding serine hydroxymethyltransferase — translation MFEQGWNMLEKTDNAIADIIARERDRQDHGIELIASENFVSPAVLCAMGSILTNKYAEGYPAHRYYGGCHIVDEAENLARDRAKKLFGCDHVNVQPHSGSQANMAVYFTCLKPGDTVLAMNLSHGGHLTHGSPVNFSGKLYNIVPYGVSRDTETIDFAEVERLALEHHPKLIVCGASAYPREIDAERFREIADKVGALLMFDIAHIAGLVAAGLHKDPVPFCDFVTTTTHKTLRGPRGGMIMCREQYAKDLDKSIFPGMQGGPLMHVIAAKAVAFEEALRPSFKSYQKKIVENAAVLADELLSHDLHLVSGGTDNHLILINLTNRNVTGKAVEAALDKAGITVNKNTVPFETQSPFVTSGIRIGTPAVTTRGFGSDEMKKIAAWINDVVDNVENEKVLSRIRGEVLELCGKYPLYAGF, via the coding sequence ATGTTTGAGCAGGGTTGGAATATGCTTGAAAAAACAGATAATGCTATAGCCGATATCATAGCCCGCGAGAGGGATCGTCAGGATCATGGTATCGAGTTGATCGCTTCCGAAAATTTTGTTTCTCCTGCAGTGTTGTGTGCTATGGGGTCTATCCTGACCAATAAATATGCGGAGGGATACCCGGCCCACCGTTATTATGGCGGCTGCCACATTGTTGACGAGGCCGAAAATCTGGCACGAGACAGAGCGAAGAAGCTCTTCGGGTGCGACCATGTGAACGTACAGCCTCATTCAGGCTCTCAGGCCAACATGGCAGTTTACTTCACATGCCTTAAGCCAGGGGATACGGTTTTGGCCATGAACCTGTCCCATGGCGGACACTTGACCCACGGTTCCCCAGTAAACTTTTCAGGGAAGCTTTATAACATTGTTCCCTATGGAGTCAGCCGAGATACGGAGACCATCGACTTTGCAGAAGTAGAGCGGCTGGCACTGGAACATCATCCGAAGCTTATTGTATGCGGAGCGAGCGCCTATCCCCGCGAGATTGACGCGGAGAGATTCAGAGAGATAGCGGACAAAGTAGGCGCTCTCCTCATGTTTGACATAGCCCATATAGCAGGACTTGTGGCAGCTGGACTTCATAAAGATCCAGTTCCCTTCTGCGACTTTGTAACCACCACGACCCACAAGACCCTTCGGGGTCCCCGGGGCGGCATGATCATGTGCCGAGAGCAGTATGCGAAAGACCTGGACAAGAGCATCTTCCCGGGAATGCAGGGAGGTCCTCTGATGCACGTGATCGCGGCGAAGGCAGTAGCCTTCGAGGAAGCCCTTCGGCCATCTTTCAAGAGCTACCAGAAGAAGATAGTGGAGAACGCCGCCGTTTTGGCTGATGAGCTGTTGAGCCACGACCTTCATCTCGTATCAGGTGGAACGGACAACCATCTGATCCTCATTAACCTTACGAACCGTAACGTGACAGGCAAGGCAGTGGAGGCGGCGCTTGACAAGGCTGGGATTACGGTGAACAAGAATACGGTTCCCTTCGAGACCCAAAGTCCCTTTGTGACGAGCGGTATCCGCATCGGGACCCCGGCGGTAACCACTCGTGGTTTTGGCTCAGACGAGATGAAGAAGATAGCGGCGTGGATCAACGACGTGGTGGATAACGTAGAGAACGAGAAGGTTTTGTCGAGGATTCGCGGTGAAGTTCTGGAGCTGTGCGGAAAATATCCTCTTTACGCAGGGTTTTAA